Genomic window (Desulforapulum autotrophicum HRM2):
GATCATGGAAAGGGCCTGCTCACCGCTGTAGGCCACAAGGGTATCAAAGCTTCGCATGGTGATGCGCTCGGCAAGCGTATCCACAAACTCCCTTTCATCGTCCACCAGAAGAACTGTGATCCTGCCCATGGGCTCTCCCCCTCCTTTTTTGACTTGTTTTTTTTAAACAAACTTGATTTGACCTTTATCACCTGCTGAAACAATTTTCAAATCCTTTGAGTATCCCGGGCCCCATGGGCCGGAAAAAAACATCCTCACCGGTCGGAATATCAGGCCTAACGCACCAGACGTCGTTCCAGGCAAGGAAAGGACATGTTGCAAATCAGCCCAAAAATAGGTATGACCGGGCCATGATATTAGAATGGATAAACCTGCTAAAGGAAAAGAATCCCAACTTTTCCCTGATCCCCAGTCCAGATAAAAAGGTCTTTCTGACCCTTTTTTTCACCATTTTCATCACGGTGACAGGAGTAGGCATTGTGGTGCCTCTGCTGCCGGTCTACGCCAATGACCTTGGCGCAAAGGGCGTCTATATCGGTATGATCTTCGGTGCCTTTGCCCTGTCAAGGACGCTTTTTCTTCCCTGGTTCGGCAGGGCCTCGGACAGGATCGGCAGAAAACCATTCATCGTTGCAGGCCTCTTTGGTTACGTGCTTGTCTCCATTGCCTTTATCCAGAGCCACACGGTGGCAAGCCTGATCTTCTTCAGGTTCATCCAGGGAATTGCCTCAGCCATGATCATGCCCGTTGTCCAGGCCTATGTGGGAGAAATCACCCCGCCCGGCCGTGAAGGCTATGCAATGGGATTGTTCAGCATGTCCATGTTTGCAAGCCTGAGCCTGGGCCCCCTCATGGGGGGCGTGATATCGGATCTTGTCTCCATGGATGCGGCTTTTGCCTGCCTTGGCATTCTGTCTGCAACAGGTCTTTGCCTCACCCTGGTGTTGCTGCCCAAGGCCGGTGACGAACAGATCCGGCCCAGGGCGTCAGCCCTTCCCTCGTGGCGATCCATGGTAACCGACCCCGGACTGTTGGGACTTTTCTCCTATCGATTCGCTTACACGGCCTGTATCGGCATCATCTGGAGCTTTCTGCCCATCTTTGCCCAATCAAGATTCAACATCTCGGACACCCTCACCGGGGTACTTGTAATGCTCGGGGTCTTGATCAGCGGAATTTTCCAGATCCCCATGGGATACCTTGCAGACCGGTTCAACACCCAAAGAATGGTCATCGTTGGCGGCGTCCTGTGCGCCGTTGCCATGGTGATGGTCAACTCGGCAACCACCTATACCGGACTTGCCGGGGCTGTTTCACTTTTTGGCATTGGCGGCGGAATCTCCATGCCGTCCATCATGGCCATGGCCGTGATCAAGGGAAACTCAAAAAAAGCCATGGGATCAGTGATCTCGCTGATCACCATGGCCCACAGCCTCGGCATGATGACAGGCTCCATGGCTGCAGGCCTTGCCATGGACCATGCAGAGCTTGCCGTGGTTTTTCCCTTTGGGGCCGGTGTTATGGTCGTTGGCGGAACCGCCTTTTACCTTTTCATGGCAAGGGAACCGGCATGACCCATACATGGCCTTTATTAATCTTTCAAACCATATATATGCACAGACAAGGCAGAAGATAACCCCCATGGAAACAACAAACAGCGTTGAAATAGTACGAACAGGCAACGGGTGGCTCTGTGCTGAAAAGCCGTCGGGCATGAGCGTCCACAACCATCCGGGCAGTGATTTGCTCTGCGTCCTGGAACGGCAGATACGCGCCGATGAAGACTTAATGGTGGCTTTAGGCGCACAAGAAGGATTTCAGATCCACCCGGTTCACCGGCTGGACCAGGAGACCAGCGGCCTGATCCTTGTGGCCACAGACCCGGACAGGTTGCGTTATCTGTCAAACCTGTTCCAGCAGGGAGCCGTCCAAAAACACTACATTGCCCTGGTCCACGGCAACTTTGACCCGCCCTGTGATCCATTTCAAGTCTGGGACACCCCCCTGTCCAAACAAGCCGGCGGCAGAACCGACCCCAGGGGAAAGGGCAAACGGGTGAGATCTGAAACCCGATACCGCATCATGGACCAGAGCCCCCACTACACCCTTCTGGAAATCGAACTTGTCACGGGGCGCAAACACCAGATCCGCCGCCATGCAAAACTTGCCGGGCATCCGGTCACCGGGGACACCCGGTACGGGTCAAAACGGTCTGTGGAGTTCCTTAGAGAAAACCACGCCTACGACCGGTTGGGTCTCCACTCATTTAAAATTGAATTCATCCTGGACACGGTTCCCGTAATCATCACCTCCAGACAGATTCCCCGGCAGATGACGGCCCTCCTTGACCAGGATCGTCCTAAATAAGGCAGTCATACTCGTCAAATGCTGCCAGGGAGGTGAGCCCGATGGCCAGAATCACGGCAAGGTACTGCACCACGAAAATAGCAAGCATGATGGCAATCTGATACTTGATGGCCGTCATGGGCAGTGCTCCACCCAGGATCTGACCGGTCATCATGCCGGGCAACGCCACAAGCCCGATGGTTTCCATGCCGGCGACCATGGGATTGGCAACGGCAAAAAGCCCTCGTCTGAAATAGGGCAGCAGGGCCTCTGTCCTGGAATTTGAAAGGCTCAAGGCGTAGAGATACTCTTTCTGGCTGGTCCTGACCCCCTTGTAAAAGGTGTTGACTCCGATGATGATACTGCTCAGACTGTTGCCAAGGAGCATACCGGCAATGGGAATGGTGTGTCGGGCATCCAGGAGATGGGAAAGATCCGCCACAAACCCGTTGAAAAAGAGGAGCATGGACAGGCTGGGAACGGCAAAGGCTATCAATATGGGCATGAAAGGCTTGCCGCCTTTCATGTCACAGCCCTTGACTCCTGAAAAGGCGGCAACCACAATCATGGCGCAGACATACAAAAGATTGACAAACGGGTTGTTCAACCCAAAGACAAACTCAAGAAAAACACCCACAAGGGTGAGTTGGGCCACCATCCTGACAACAGCCCAGGCAAGCCTTTTGTTGATGAAAATCCTGAGCCGGCGGTTGACCACCATGATGGGCACGAGCAGGGCAACAAGGTACAACAGGGTCCCGTAGGTAACAGTTCCTCCTTCCATAATAACGACTCCTTAAAAAGCGATGTGCCTGGGCATCTGCATGGATTTCCAGGTGTCCTGGCACGCCCAGATATTATCGTGGGAGATGATGACAACGGTACTTGCTGCCGCTGCAACCGCCTCAACCACCTTGCGCTTAAGGGTCTCATCCAGGGCGGATGTCACCTCGTCAAGGACCCAGATCTTCCGGTCGAGCAACAGGCAGATGATGAATCCCAGTCGCTGGCGTTCACCACCGGACAGTTCACCCACCTGTTTTTTGAGCATCTTCGGGTCAAGATCAAACCGGTCCATGGCCTGCAACAGGGCCGTGGGGGTATAAAGGGAATTTTTGTTGACCCGGTAGGCAAAGATTTCTTCAATCAGGGTACCGACCCCCTCATCCCTTAAATCCACATCCTGACTCACATAGCTGATTTTGGAGCGACACTCGATCCGGGTACCCGGGGTTAACCGCTGGGAATCGATGAAGATCTCTCCTATGTCCGGTCGTACA
Coding sequences:
- a CDS encoding MFS transporter, with translation MILEWINLLKEKNPNFSLIPSPDKKVFLTLFFTIFITVTGVGIVVPLLPVYANDLGAKGVYIGMIFGAFALSRTLFLPWFGRASDRIGRKPFIVAGLFGYVLVSIAFIQSHTVASLIFFRFIQGIASAMIMPVVQAYVGEITPPGREGYAMGLFSMSMFASLSLGPLMGGVISDLVSMDAAFACLGILSATGLCLTLVLLPKAGDEQIRPRASALPSWRSMVTDPGLLGLFSYRFAYTACIGIIWSFLPIFAQSRFNISDTLTGVLVMLGVLISGIFQIPMGYLADRFNTQRMVIVGGVLCAVAMVMVNSATTYTGLAGAVSLFGIGGGISMPSIMAMAVIKGNSKKAMGSVISLITMAHSLGMMTGSMAAGLAMDHAELAVVFPFGAGVMVVGGTAFYLFMAREPA
- a CDS encoding RluA family pseudouridine synthase — encoded protein: METTNSVEIVRTGNGWLCAEKPSGMSVHNHPGSDLLCVLERQIRADEDLMVALGAQEGFQIHPVHRLDQETSGLILVATDPDRLRYLSNLFQQGAVQKHYIALVHGNFDPPCDPFQVWDTPLSKQAGGRTDPRGKGKRVRSETRYRIMDQSPHYTLLEIELVTGRKHQIRRHAKLAGHPVTGDTRYGSKRSVEFLRENHAYDRLGLHSFKIEFILDTVPVIITSRQIPRQMTALLDQDRPK
- a CDS encoding ABC transporter permease gives rise to the protein MEGGTVTYGTLLYLVALLVPIMVVNRRLRIFINKRLAWAVVRMVAQLTLVGVFLEFVFGLNNPFVNLLYVCAMIVVAAFSGVKGCDMKGGKPFMPILIAFAVPSLSMLLFFNGFVADLSHLLDARHTIPIAGMLLGNSLSSIIIGVNTFYKGVRTSQKEYLYALSLSNSRTEALLPYFRRGLFAVANPMVAGMETIGLVALPGMMTGQILGGALPMTAIKYQIAIMLAIFVVQYLAVILAIGLTSLAAFDEYDCLI
- a CDS encoding ABC transporter ATP-binding protein; translation: MGERSWQSPMVKMDNIHLAFDGKPLFSNFFLTIGPGEKVILNAPSGRGKSSLVKMMMGFVRPDIGEIFIDSQRLTPGTRIECRSKISYVSQDVDLRDEGVGTLIEEIFAYRVNKNSLYTPTALLQAMDRFDLDPKMLKKQVGELSGGERQRLGFIICLLLDRKIWVLDEVTSALDETLKRKVVEAVAAAASTVVIISHDNIWACQDTWKSMQMPRHIAF